The nucleotide sequence AACGTATAATACAGAAGAAGCTAGTACGCTTATGGAAGTTAATGCTTCTCAAAATGATAAAGATTTTATTGCTGCCGTAAACTGGAAAAAAATTGAAGAGTATGTTAACAATGGTGGAGGTACAATGATGCCAGCAAATTATGCTCATAACGTTTATGATGAGTCAACACATATGGCTACTTCTACAATGAAGAAAGAAGTACTTACAGTAAATCCTTTAGATGTCCCTGGAGCAGTATATTTCTTACCAACTCCAAAATCACCTCATGGTTGTGATGTAGATCCAACTGGAGAATATATTATAGGAAACGGAAAATTGTCATCTGCCTTAACTGTACATTCATTTACAAAAATGTTAGACGCTATAGAAAATGAAAAATTTGCAGGCGATGCTTATGGTATCCCTATCATAAATTTTGAAGATGTGTTGGCTGGAACTGTTGAATCTTCAGGTTTAGGCCCATTACATACAGAATTTGATGGAAAAGGAAATGCTTACACTACATTCTTTATTTCTTCAGAAGTTGTGAAATGGAAATTAGGTACTTGGGAAGTTATAGATAGACAACCTTGTTACTACTCAGTTGGTCACTTAATGATTCCTGGTGGAAACTCTAGAAAACCATTTGGCAAGTATGTAGTTGCAATGAATAAAATTACTAAAGACCGTTACCTACCAACTGGTCCCGAAGTTACACAGTCTGCGCAACTGTATGACATTTCAGGTGAAAAAATGGAATTGTTATTAGATTTTCCAACTATTGGAGAACCTCACTATGCAGCTGGTGCTCCTGCCGATTTAATAAAAGCTCGTTCTAAAAAAATATTTAATTTAGAAGACAATAACCACCCTTATGCTGCAAAAAGTGAAGGAGAAACAAAGGTTGTACGTGACGGTAATACAGTTCACATATACATGACAACTATACGTAGTCACTTCTCACCAGATAACATAGAAGGTATTAGAGTAGGCGACAAGGTATATTTTCATGTGACTAATTTAGAACAAGATTACGATGTACCTCATGGTATAAGTATGATTGGAGCTAACACTTCCGAA is from Pontimicrobium sp. SW4 and encodes:
- the nosZ gene encoding Sec-dependent nitrous-oxide reductase, whose amino-acid sequence is MKNIIKSTIAMLSVLVAFTSCNNSEKSDSKSGALASNVAEKVYVAPGEHDEFYAFISGGFSGQLSVYGLPSGRLFKVIPVFSQDAEKAYGYNEETKPMLNTSHGFVPWDDSHHPDISQTAGEIDGRWIFINGNNTPRIAKIDLSTFETTEIIEIPNSAGNHSSSFVTENTEYVVAGTRFSVPIPQRDMPIKDYKGNFKGSLSFISVDPEHGHMDIKFQLIMPGFDYDLSHPGRGKSHGWFFFTTYNTEEASTLMEVNASQNDKDFIAAVNWKKIEEYVNNGGGTMMPANYAHNVYDESTHMATSTMKKEVLTVNPLDVPGAVYFLPTPKSPHGCDVDPTGEYIIGNGKLSSALTVHSFTKMLDAIENEKFAGDAYGIPIINFEDVLAGTVESSGLGPLHTEFDGKGNAYTTFFISSEVVKWKLGTWEVIDRQPCYYSVGHLMIPGGNSRKPFGKYVVAMNKITKDRYLPTGPEVTQSAQLYDISGEKMELLLDFPTIGEPHYAAGAPADLIKARSKKIFNLEDNNHPYAAKSEGETKVVRDGNTVHIYMTTIRSHFSPDNIEGIRVGDKVYFHVTNLEQDYDVPHGISMIGANTSELLIMPGQTETFTWEPKQEGVWPFYCTDFCSALHQEMQGYVRVSAKNANTPLKWSLGEDIE